The Streptomyces sp. RKAG293 genome includes a region encoding these proteins:
- a CDS encoding resuscitation-promoting factor produces MSNAQGTHRAARGAATPVPGAATEAGGTRLPHQSDWDAVPNSSWADEAAATGCLPVIPVIPEQEPAPTAAPVGARTAARRAARSGGRAEPASTPSPAGGSRRDPRRDSRRDLRPDLRPDSLRKLLPQALVVAFLAGGTVAFLAGDKDVQLTVDGEPRTLHTFADDVGEVLAQQGVTVGEHDLVAPGPQAELHDGDQVEVRFGRPVTLTLDGHRRLLWTTADTVDEALRELGVRAEGAHLSASRGSSIGRHGLDLDVRTERTVTLLADGRERTVRTNAATVREVVAQSGITLRNQDATSVDPESFPREGQTISVLRISGTEEVREEPVRFRTEKHKDAQLFHGTEAVDTPGKAGVRRVTYAFRTVNGVKQRPRIIRSEIVREPVTQVVRIGTKPLPTSVAGADGLNWQGLAHCEAGGRPHAVDPSGTYGGLYQFDTQTWHSLGGSGRPQDAPAGEQTFRAKRLYIQRGSSPWPVCGRKLGG; encoded by the coding sequence GTGAGCAATGCGCAGGGCACCCACCGAGCAGCACGCGGTGCGGCGACCCCCGTACCGGGGGCCGCGACGGAGGCCGGGGGCACCCGGCTGCCGCACCAGTCCGACTGGGACGCCGTACCGAACTCGTCGTGGGCCGACGAGGCGGCGGCCACCGGCTGCCTCCCGGTGATTCCGGTGATTCCGGAACAGGAACCGGCGCCCACGGCGGCGCCGGTCGGCGCCAGGACCGCCGCGCGCCGGGCCGCCAGGAGCGGCGGCCGGGCGGAACCGGCGTCCACGCCCTCCCCTGCGGGAGGTTCCCGGCGCGATCCCCGGCGCGATTCCCGGCGCGACCTCCGCCCCGACCTCCGGCCCGACTCCCTGCGCAAGCTGCTGCCGCAGGCGCTCGTCGTCGCGTTCCTGGCGGGCGGGACCGTCGCGTTCCTCGCCGGCGACAAGGACGTACAGCTCACCGTCGACGGCGAACCGCGCACCCTCCACACCTTCGCCGACGACGTCGGGGAGGTGCTGGCGCAGCAGGGCGTGACCGTGGGCGAGCACGACCTCGTCGCGCCCGGCCCGCAGGCCGAACTGCACGACGGCGACCAGGTCGAGGTCCGGTTCGGCCGTCCCGTCACGCTCACCCTCGACGGTCACCGGCGCCTGCTGTGGACCACGGCTGACACCGTCGACGAGGCCCTGCGCGAGCTCGGCGTCCGCGCCGAGGGCGCGCATCTGTCCGCGTCGCGCGGCTCGTCCATCGGGCGGCACGGCCTCGACCTGGACGTACGCACCGAGCGGACCGTCACGCTGCTCGCCGACGGCCGCGAGCGGACGGTACGCACCAACGCCGCCACCGTCCGCGAGGTCGTCGCCCAGTCCGGGATCACCCTGCGGAACCAGGACGCGACGTCCGTCGACCCGGAGAGCTTCCCCCGGGAGGGCCAGACCATCTCGGTGCTGCGGATCTCCGGCACCGAGGAGGTGCGCGAGGAGCCGGTGCGGTTCCGCACGGAGAAGCACAAGGACGCCCAGCTGTTCCACGGCACCGAGGCCGTCGACACCCCGGGGAAGGCGGGCGTCCGCCGGGTCACGTACGCCTTCCGGACGGTCAACGGGGTGAAGCAGCGGCCCAGGATCATCCGCTCCGAGATCGTCAGGGAGCCCGTCACCCAGGTCGTCCGCATCGGCACCAAGCCGCTGCCGACCTCGGTCGCCGGGGCCGACGGCCTGAACTGGCAGGGCCTCGCGCACTGCGAGGCCGGCGGCCGCCCGCACGCGGTCGACCCGTCCGGCACCTACGGCGGCCTCTACCAGTTCGACACCCAGACCTGGCACAGCCTCGGCGGCAGCGGCCGCCCCCAGGACGCCCCAGCGGGCGAACAGACCTTCCGTGCCAAACGGCTCTACATCCAGCGCGGCTCCAGCCCCTGGCCGGTCTGCGGCCGCAAACTCGGCGGCTGA